A stretch of Electrophorus electricus isolate fEleEle1 chromosome 3, fEleEle1.pri, whole genome shotgun sequence DNA encodes these proteins:
- the kifap3a gene encoding kinesin-associated protein 3a isoform X2, which produces MQAEDVRKVKAGSLDVHPTEKALVVQYEVEATILGELGDPMLGERKACQKLIRLKSLNSSTDIGSLARKVVEECKLISPSKLPEVEQLLFYLQNRRSPTEKRDKKQIKPRDPTPFEGMELDEEANINNIDDYVELLYEDVPEKVRGATLILRLARNPDNLEELLQNETVLGALARVLREDWKQSVDLATTIIYIFFCFSSFIQFHGLITHYKIGTLCMGIMEHELKRYDLWQEELQKKKRAGQEDPENQNLKKDYDKALKKYQGLLSKQEQLLRVALYLLLNLSEDTHTELKMRNRNVVHLLVKTLERDSQELLVLVVSFLKKLSIFLENKNDMAETDTVEKLAKLVPCDHEDLLSVTLRLLHNLSFDTGLRSKMVQAGLLPKLTVLLGDETQRHLAVRILYHISMDDRFKSMFAYTDCIPQVMKMMFDCGEERMDTELVSFCINLAANKRNAQLLCEGNGLKMLMKRALKRKDPLMMKMIRNISQHDGPSKTLFIDYVGDLASQVGQDEEEEFVIECLGTLANLTIPDLDWELVLKEYNLAPYLKDHLKPGSAEDDLVLEVVMMIGTVSMDDSCAALLAKSGIIPALIELLNAQQEDDEFVCQIVYVFYQMVFHQATRDVIIKETQAPAYLVDLMHDKNAEIRKVCDNTLDIIAEYDEEWGRKIQNEKFRWHNSQWLEMVENRQIDDVEPFLYGDEGEPFLQGGHLLERPDLFYTAEGLIPADSAITPEFFTDFQNGDFVGPPGFHSSVVSDGYGPGAGAPVRPATAYGFRPDEQYYCSYSAPR; this is translated from the exons ATGCAGGCGGAGGACGTGAG GAAGGTCAAGGCAGGTAGTCTAGATGTCCATCCTACGGAGAAAGCCCTTGTTGTCCAGTATGAGGTGGAAGCAACCATTCTGGGTGAACTTGGGGACCCAATGTTGGGCGAGCGAAAGGCCTGTCAGAAACT cATCCGTCTGAAAAGCCTTAATAGCAGCACGGATATCGGGTCATTAGCTCGgaaggtggtggaggagtgcaAGCTTATATCCCCTTCCAAGCTTCCTGAGGTGGAACAGCTCCTCTTCTACCTGCAGAACCGCAGGTCGCCCACAG AGAAAAGGGACAAGAAACAAATCAAGCCGAGGGATCCAACTCCTTTCGAGGGGATGGAG CTGGACGAGGAGGCCAACATTAACAACATAGATGACTATGTGGAGCTGCTGTACGAGGATGTGCCGGAGAAGGTCCGCGGGGCCACCCTGATCCTGCGCCTGGCCCGTAACCCTGACAACCTGGAGGAGTTGCTGCAGAATG AGACGGTCCTCGGTGCACTGGCCAGAGTGCTGAGGGAGGACTGGAAGCAGAGTGTAGACCTGGCAACCACCATCATTTACatcttcttctgtttctccag TTTCATCCAGTTCCACGGGCTGATCACCCACTACAAAATCGGCACGCTGTGCATGGGCATCATGGAACACGAGCTGAAGAGGTATGACCTGTggcaggaggagctgcagaagaagaagagggcCG GGCAGGAGGACCCAGAGAACCAGAACCTGAAGAAGGATTATGACAAGGCCCTTAAGAAGTACCAGGGCCTGCTGAGCAAACAGGAGCAGCTCCTCAGAG TGGCACTATATCTGCTGCTGAACCTgtctgaggacacacacaccgaacTGAAGATGCGCAACAGGAACGTGGTGCACCTGCTGGTGAAGACCCTGGAGCGGGACAGCCAGGAGCTCCTGGTGCTCGTGGTCTCCTTCCTCAAGAAGCTCAGCATCTTCCTGGAGAACAAGAACGACATG GCTGAAACAGACACGGTGGAGAAGCTAGCTAAGCTGGTGCCCTGTGATCACGAGGACCTGCTGAGCGTCACCCTGCGCCTCCTCCATAACCTCTCCTTTGACACAGGCCTCCGCAGCAAGATGGTGCAGGCAGGACTGCTGCCCAAGCTCACCGTGCTGCTAG gagacGAAACGCAGAGGCATCTGGCTGTGCGCATCCTGTACCACATCAGCATGGACGACCGCTTCAAGTCCATGTTTGCCTACACTGACTGCATTCCACAG gtgatgaagatgatgtttgATTGCGGTGAGGAGAGGATGGACACAGAGCTTGTATCCTTCTGCATTAATCTGGCTGCCAACAAGAGAAATGCCCAGCTCCTATGTGAAg GTAACGGTCTGAAGATGTTGATGAAGAGAGCGTTGAAGCGGAAGGATCCTCTGATGATGAAAATGATTCGGAACATCTCCCAGCACGACGGCCCCTCCAAGACCCTCTTCATC GACTACGTTGGGGACCTGGCATCCCAGGTTGGacaggacgaggaggaggagtttGTCATCGAGTGTCTGGGCACTCTGGCCAACCTCACCATTCCTGACCTGGACTGGGAGCTGGTGCTGAAGGAGTACAACCTCGCGCCGTACCTCAAAGATCACCTCAAACCTG GCTCAGCAGAAGACGACCTGGTGCTGGAGGTGGTGATGATGATCGGCACGGTCTCCATGGATGACTCCTGCGCCGCTCTACTGGCCAAGTCGGGCATCATCCCAGCACTCATTGAGCTGCTCAATG CCCAGCAGGAGGACGATGAGTTTGTGTGTCAGATTGTGTACGTCTTCTACCAGATGGTGTTCCACCAGGCCACCCGAGATGTCATTATTAAAGAGACCC AAGCTCCTGCCTATCTCGTCGACCTGATGCATGACAAGAACGCCGAAATTCGCAAAGTGTGCGACAACACGCTGGATATTATTGCT GAGTACGATGAGGAGTGGGGGAGGAAGATCCAGAATGAGAAATTCCGCTGGCACAACTCGCAGTggctggagatggtggagaaccGGCAGATAGATGATGTGGAACCGTTCCTGTATGGAGACGAGGGAGAGCCCTTCCTGCAGGGCGGACACCTTCTGGAGCGGCCTGACCTCTTCTACACCGCAG AAGGATTAATCCCAGCAGATAGTGCCATCACTCCAGAATTTTTCACCGACTTCCAGAATGGAGACTTTGTGGGACCTCCAGGTTTTCACAGCAG CGTCGTGTCCGATGGCTACGGACCGGGGGCGGGGGCTCCCGTGCGGCCTGCTACAGCCTATGGCTTCCGGCCGGACGAGCAGTACTATTGCAGCTACTCGGCGCCGCGGTAG
- the kifap3a gene encoding kinesin-associated protein 3a isoform X1, with translation MQAEDVRYLKRKVKAGSLDVHPTEKALVVQYEVEATILGELGDPMLGERKACQKLIRLKSLNSSTDIGSLARKVVEECKLISPSKLPEVEQLLFYLQNRRSPTEKRDKKQIKPRDPTPFEGMELDEEANINNIDDYVELLYEDVPEKVRGATLILRLARNPDNLEELLQNETVLGALARVLREDWKQSVDLATTIIYIFFCFSSFIQFHGLITHYKIGTLCMGIMEHELKRYDLWQEELQKKKRAGQEDPENQNLKKDYDKALKKYQGLLSKQEQLLRVALYLLLNLSEDTHTELKMRNRNVVHLLVKTLERDSQELLVLVVSFLKKLSIFLENKNDMAETDTVEKLAKLVPCDHEDLLSVTLRLLHNLSFDTGLRSKMVQAGLLPKLTVLLGDETQRHLAVRILYHISMDDRFKSMFAYTDCIPQVMKMMFDCGEERMDTELVSFCINLAANKRNAQLLCEGNGLKMLMKRALKRKDPLMMKMIRNISQHDGPSKTLFIDYVGDLASQVGQDEEEEFVIECLGTLANLTIPDLDWELVLKEYNLAPYLKDHLKPGSAEDDLVLEVVMMIGTVSMDDSCAALLAKSGIIPALIELLNAQQEDDEFVCQIVYVFYQMVFHQATRDVIIKETQAPAYLVDLMHDKNAEIRKVCDNTLDIIAEYDEEWGRKIQNEKFRWHNSQWLEMVENRQIDDVEPFLYGDEGEPFLQGGHLLERPDLFYTAEGLIPADSAITPEFFTDFQNGDFVGPPGFHSSVVSDGYGPGAGAPVRPATAYGFRPDEQYYCSYSAPR, from the exons ATGCAGGCGGAGGACGTGAGGTATTTAAAGAG GAAGGTCAAGGCAGGTAGTCTAGATGTCCATCCTACGGAGAAAGCCCTTGTTGTCCAGTATGAGGTGGAAGCAACCATTCTGGGTGAACTTGGGGACCCAATGTTGGGCGAGCGAAAGGCCTGTCAGAAACT cATCCGTCTGAAAAGCCTTAATAGCAGCACGGATATCGGGTCATTAGCTCGgaaggtggtggaggagtgcaAGCTTATATCCCCTTCCAAGCTTCCTGAGGTGGAACAGCTCCTCTTCTACCTGCAGAACCGCAGGTCGCCCACAG AGAAAAGGGACAAGAAACAAATCAAGCCGAGGGATCCAACTCCTTTCGAGGGGATGGAG CTGGACGAGGAGGCCAACATTAACAACATAGATGACTATGTGGAGCTGCTGTACGAGGATGTGCCGGAGAAGGTCCGCGGGGCCACCCTGATCCTGCGCCTGGCCCGTAACCCTGACAACCTGGAGGAGTTGCTGCAGAATG AGACGGTCCTCGGTGCACTGGCCAGAGTGCTGAGGGAGGACTGGAAGCAGAGTGTAGACCTGGCAACCACCATCATTTACatcttcttctgtttctccag TTTCATCCAGTTCCACGGGCTGATCACCCACTACAAAATCGGCACGCTGTGCATGGGCATCATGGAACACGAGCTGAAGAGGTATGACCTGTggcaggaggagctgcagaagaagaagagggcCG GGCAGGAGGACCCAGAGAACCAGAACCTGAAGAAGGATTATGACAAGGCCCTTAAGAAGTACCAGGGCCTGCTGAGCAAACAGGAGCAGCTCCTCAGAG TGGCACTATATCTGCTGCTGAACCTgtctgaggacacacacaccgaacTGAAGATGCGCAACAGGAACGTGGTGCACCTGCTGGTGAAGACCCTGGAGCGGGACAGCCAGGAGCTCCTGGTGCTCGTGGTCTCCTTCCTCAAGAAGCTCAGCATCTTCCTGGAGAACAAGAACGACATG GCTGAAACAGACACGGTGGAGAAGCTAGCTAAGCTGGTGCCCTGTGATCACGAGGACCTGCTGAGCGTCACCCTGCGCCTCCTCCATAACCTCTCCTTTGACACAGGCCTCCGCAGCAAGATGGTGCAGGCAGGACTGCTGCCCAAGCTCACCGTGCTGCTAG gagacGAAACGCAGAGGCATCTGGCTGTGCGCATCCTGTACCACATCAGCATGGACGACCGCTTCAAGTCCATGTTTGCCTACACTGACTGCATTCCACAG gtgatgaagatgatgtttgATTGCGGTGAGGAGAGGATGGACACAGAGCTTGTATCCTTCTGCATTAATCTGGCTGCCAACAAGAGAAATGCCCAGCTCCTATGTGAAg GTAACGGTCTGAAGATGTTGATGAAGAGAGCGTTGAAGCGGAAGGATCCTCTGATGATGAAAATGATTCGGAACATCTCCCAGCACGACGGCCCCTCCAAGACCCTCTTCATC GACTACGTTGGGGACCTGGCATCCCAGGTTGGacaggacgaggaggaggagtttGTCATCGAGTGTCTGGGCACTCTGGCCAACCTCACCATTCCTGACCTGGACTGGGAGCTGGTGCTGAAGGAGTACAACCTCGCGCCGTACCTCAAAGATCACCTCAAACCTG GCTCAGCAGAAGACGACCTGGTGCTGGAGGTGGTGATGATGATCGGCACGGTCTCCATGGATGACTCCTGCGCCGCTCTACTGGCCAAGTCGGGCATCATCCCAGCACTCATTGAGCTGCTCAATG CCCAGCAGGAGGACGATGAGTTTGTGTGTCAGATTGTGTACGTCTTCTACCAGATGGTGTTCCACCAGGCCACCCGAGATGTCATTATTAAAGAGACCC AAGCTCCTGCCTATCTCGTCGACCTGATGCATGACAAGAACGCCGAAATTCGCAAAGTGTGCGACAACACGCTGGATATTATTGCT GAGTACGATGAGGAGTGGGGGAGGAAGATCCAGAATGAGAAATTCCGCTGGCACAACTCGCAGTggctggagatggtggagaaccGGCAGATAGATGATGTGGAACCGTTCCTGTATGGAGACGAGGGAGAGCCCTTCCTGCAGGGCGGACACCTTCTGGAGCGGCCTGACCTCTTCTACACCGCAG AAGGATTAATCCCAGCAGATAGTGCCATCACTCCAGAATTTTTCACCGACTTCCAGAATGGAGACTTTGTGGGACCTCCAGGTTTTCACAGCAG CGTCGTGTCCGATGGCTACGGACCGGGGGCGGGGGCTCCCGTGCGGCCTGCTACAGCCTATGGCTTCCGGCCGGACGAGCAGTACTATTGCAGCTACTCGGCGCCGCGGTAG